A stretch of DNA from Myxococcales bacterium:
CGATGTGTACGTCACGCGAGCGCAGCAAGCCACCGAGCTTTCCGCCCGTGATCTGGGAAGTGACGTCGAAGAAGTTGCTTCCTTTCTGAAAATAGACAGACGAGAACGTCGGATCAAATGGATTGGTCGGATCTGCCACGGCCACGAGTGAGCTCGCCTGCAGGCCTTCCACCAGGGGAACGCCACCTTGGAACATGATGGTCACCATGCCCCGATTATCCTCGAACGTGGTGATTTCCATGACCGATGCCAGATCGCGAATCAATCGCTCTTGCTCGTCGCGAAGATCGTTCGCTGGAGCTACGGCTTCGTTTTTGGAGATCTCCTGGTTCAGCGCCGCGATGCGCTCGATCAGCCCATTGACCTCAGGAAGCAAACCCACGATCGCCCGATCCGTCGAACGCTGCAGGTTGCTCATCTGGTTGTCGAATCGGTTGAACGTCGTGGCAAGAGAATTGGCCACACCGACGAGATCGGCTCGCTGAGTCGGTTGACCTGGGGTTTCGGCCGCCGCGAGTTTTTCGAATGCATCGTAGAGCCGCGTCAGCAGGGGCGTGATCCCGTCACCAAATTGCTCATTGAAAAGTGAATCCAACTGACCCACTGCGCTCGACTCGGCTTCCAGCGAACTAAACGAGGCGTGTTCTTGCAGCAAGCGGGCCTGAAGAAAGGTGTCGTGAATCCGCTCGATGCTCCGCTGACTGACGCCAGTCCCAATGGTTCCCGTGCCGTCAGGAATAGGAAGCGCGGTCACCAATTCTTGTCGCTGACGGGTGTACCCCGGCGTATTTACGTTCGCAATGTTGTGAGCCGTAACAGCCAGCCCGCTTTGATTGATCTGAAGTGCTCGGGCGGTAATGTCGAGGGTTCCGAAGAGTCCAGCCATGATTTCCCCTACGCCGTCTGCCGGACAATTCGCCCGGGCTTCATATGGGGACGAGGGATCTGGCTCGCCGGGGTCCGACCGTAGGTCGGTTCGTCGGGCAACAATCGCCCCAATAGACGCAGGGTCGATTGAACGCGAATCAGCGCCTCTCCGGCAAAGCTCGAATTTACCTCCAACAATTCTCGAACCGCGGCAATGAGGGCAACCAGGCGACCGTGGATGGAGCGCAGTTCGACGCTCTCGCTCCCCAAAGCAGCGCAAACTCGCGACAGGGTGGCCTCTTCATCGGGAAGTCCCAGCACCGCGGCCATCTCGCACATCACCTTGCGTCGACATGCTTCGAGTAGCTTGCCCTCCCCTGCGAGCCCTTCCTTCCTGCGCACGGCCACTTCGATGCCGTCTGCGTCACGCAACACCATCCGCTGGCGCTCTTCCTGGAGCAGTGTCTTCATCTCGAGATACAGACGCTCTTCTTCTGCGAGAATGTTGTACAACCGCTGGGCGATTTCGGCGGTCTGGGTCATTTCGCCTCCTCCGGCTTGGCATCAGAGTCCCGGGATGGGGCTTTGGGAAACGCATCTCGCAACTGTTCGGTAATGCCGAAGCCACCCTGCTTGGCCATTACCCGGGCCACTTCCTGATAGAACTGGTCGCGATACATACGACCCGCGCTGCCTCCATCGAGCAGGTGTTCTTCGCTCGACGCTTGCGCGCCCTTCAGGATTTGCGCGAGAAAATAAGAATCGAATTCTCGCAGGGCTTCGACACCGTCCACGCCCGACTTCGACGGCATCATGCTGGTCGCAGCCAAATCTAGTTCGGAGATTTTCACATGACCTCCAGTTCTGCCGTAAGAGCCCCAGCAGCCTTGACCGCCTGCATGATGGCGATGAGATCACGCGGACTGATTCCCATTGCGTTCAGCCCTCGAACCAATTCGCCAATGGTGACCGTACTCTCGACGATGTTCAGCCGAGCGTCTTCTTCATACACCTCGACGTCGGTGTTTTCGACGACCACGGTCTCGCCGCCCAGTGCGAGTGCGCTGGGTTGAGAAGCTTCCTTTTTCGACGATATCGTGACAGTCAGCCCACCATGAGCAATCGCAACCGTCGAGATCATGACCCCGGCACCCATCACGACCGTGCCGGTTCTCTCGTTGAGAATTACCTTGGCGACGCGATCGGGTTCTACGTTGAGCATCTCCACTTCGGAGAGAAAGCGCACCACGTGTTTTGCAAAGGACTCGGGAACCCGGACTACGATCGAACCCGAACTCACCGCGTCAGCGATCGCCTCACCAAAGTGAGCGTTGATCACTCGAGCCGTGCGCACCGAAGTCGTAAAATCCGGCTGGTTGAGATTGACCTCGAATACGCTCAGTCCGGATATTTCAAATTGAATCTCCCTTTCCACCGTCGCACCGTTTGCGACCCGGCCCACGGTGGGATGGTTCTTCTGAACACCTCTGCGACTACCGCCCGATGAGAAACCACCCACCGACACGGCACCCTGGGCAATCGCGTAGATTTTACCGTCGCTGCCCAACAGCGGAGTCATGAGTAATGTTCCGCCTGCGAGACTCGTAGAATCTCCCAGCGAAGCTACGGTGACGTCGAAGCGATTGCCCGTGCGAGCGAACGCGGGCAGTCGAGCCGTCACCATGACCGCCGCGACGTTCTTGACTTTGATCTGACTGGGATCGAGGGCGATTCCCATCTTCGCGAGCATGCTGGTCAAAGACTGGATCGTGAACTCGGTCCCGGACTTGTCGCCGGTCCCCGCCAGCCCGACGATCAAGCCGTAGCCGATCAGCGGGTTCTCCCGAACTCCCTTGACGTTCGCGATCTCCTTGAGACGAGCCGCCATGGCGCAGTCAACCAGGAGTGGCTGTACAACGAGAATCGCGGCGAGAGCGGCCGCTGCCTTCCAATGAGATCGGCAAGTATTCTTCACAGCGGATAGACCCAATCGAATATTCTTGCAACCCAGCCCGGCCGCTGTTTGTCGTCAATCACTCCGAGTCCGTCGTAGCTGAGACTCATCTCTGCAATGAAATTGGAAGCCACGGTATTTCCCACCGTGAGGTCTTCCGGACGGACGAGTCCCTCGATCGTGAGGTACTGGGCGTCGTGATTGATCACCATCCAGCGCCTGCCGCGAATGTGTAGAACGCCCCCGGGCAAAACATCGATCACTCGACACGTGATCACGCCGGTGAAGCTGCCGCTGCGACTGGTCTTGCCCGCACCCGAAAAATCGTTGGTCATGGTGCTCGAAACGACATTCACTTCGGCGCCGTTTGCGACGGAGACTTCGGAACCGGCGAGTCCAAAGAATTTGAGAATCGCCTTCGCGGGTCCGGTGATCAGAGAGGTCAAGCCGATATCCGACGACACGGCTCCACTCATCGTTCGCTCGGCTTCGAGTTTGGTCGTGGCATCTCCCACCGCCTTGGTCTGCTCGACGATCAACACCGTGATCAGGTCACCCACCCTGCGGGCCTTGCTATCCACGAGGAACAGGGAGCCCGCTGAATTCTCACCGGGATAGATGGACCCACTCGCCGTCACCGCGGGTGCGGCAACCGCAATCGGCTCGTAGTTCATTTCCTCGCCGCGCTCTCGCATTGCGGTCTCCACGCAACCCATGCCCGACGACACGACCAGGAAGGCGATCAAGAGCGAGAACATGCAAAGCCGAATCGAGCGCTCTTTCACTTCCGTCCGTTCAGAAGCGCACATGAATGGTGCCCTCCGCATCGACCCTGCCCGTGACGTATCGCTTGGAGGCATTCAGGACACGAATCAGGTCACCCACTCGACCGTCTTCGCTCGCCTTGCCAATGCTGTCGATACGAAGCCCTCCTGACTCGAGTCGAATCCGCACCATCTCTCCCCGCATTACTTTCGGGACCGATTCGATATGCCGCGGTTGCCAAACCCGACCGGCGGTAATGGAGCGCCGCAGACGCATGCCCAGTAGATTTCTCTCGCGAGAAATCACTGCTCCCCTCATCACGGAGACATCCCGGCGCTCCACGTAAAAGTCATCTTCAGTGACGACCTCGCCGCGCCGCATCGCACGGCTGGCGACGAGAACCGGAACGACTGACTTGAGGCTGGCCGTAACAACGGCGCGCTTGAGCTCTTTGGATCCATGGGAAATGATGACCGTAACCGGCACCCTGCCCAGGAGCTCTCCTACGAGCCGGGTGCGAAGCTTGATGTTGACATCAGCCGGCGAGACGCCGGACAAGTTGAACACCTCCAGGTCGGGAATCTCGAGTCTGTTGACGCGAGCTGACGCTCGAGACTGAAGAAACTGTTCGATCTTGTCGTGAACGCGCGCTGCTAGCGACTGGTTGGCGCCGGCGGAGGAGCAGACGATCAGTCCCGCAAGGAGCGTCGTCACCAACACAAACGCACTTCTAATCGTTCGATTCATGAGATTCCTCTACTCAAACTTCACGACTCGAGAGCTACCGCCCTATGAACTCAGTTGTGCTGCGGTGCGCAGCATCTCGTCGCCGGCGCGAATCACCCGAGAATTCACTTCGAAGGCCCGTTGGGCCAGAATCATTTGCACCAACTCCTCCGCCACATTCACGTTTGAACCCTCGAGGAAGCCCGAGCTGATCGAGCCATATCCACTCTGATCGGGTGCGCCGGTCTCGGGGTCACCCGACGCCTCGGTCACGCCAAAGAGATTCCCACCCAAAGCGAGCAATCCGGCGTTGTTCGGAAACCTCGCGAGTTCGATCTGTCCAACCTGTACGGGGGTCGTGGTTCCGGCCTGAATCACATTGACCGTTCCGTCGGGCAGGATTGTGATATTGGTGACGTCGGAGGCGATATTGATGGGCGGGATCAACAGATCGCCGGACTTGGTTACGAGGTCGCCATCACCGTCTTTCTTGAACGAACCATCTCGGGTGTAAACGGTTTCACCCCCGGTCTTTTGGATCTGAAAGAACCCCTCACCGTTGATCGCCATGTCCAGCACATTGCTGGTAGCGATACTGTCCCCAGCGGTGAATATGCGTCCGATCGCCGCCAGGCGAACTCCGTGTCCGATTTGAATACCCGTCGGAAGCGAAGAGCCACCTGCGGAAGCGGCACCCGGCATTCGAATCGTCTCATAGAAGAGATCTTCAAACTCGGTGCGTGACTTCTTGAAGCCCGTAGTCGTGACATTCGCGATGTTATTCGCGATCGAGTCGATTCGCAGTTGTTGCGCTTCCATTCCGGACGCGGCACTAAATAGAGCTCTCATCCTCGGACCTCCCTGATCAGTCGTTTTGTGGCATCGTCGTCCGCTTGAAGTATTTTTATGTTCGCTTCGAATGCGCGCTGAAGAATTACGAGGGTGCTCATCTCGAGGACGGTGTTGACGTTTGATCCCTCTAGGGATTGGGGCACGAGAGTGGGCCGTTCGACCTGGGTCGGGTTTGCCCCCTCCAACGCCTCGTAGCGCTGACTTCCACCTTTTTTGAGTTCGAGCAGGTTTTCGAATTCAACGATCTTCAGCCGATCCAGTTCGACATTCGCACCGTCGAGAATCTGTCCACTGGACGACACATGGACGCCAATTCCCGAAGCCTGGATGGGCCCGCCGATTCCCGCCACCAGCTGCCCATCACGCGTCGTCAAATTTCCAGCAGCGTCAACCTTGAGTGAGCCCGAACGTGTGTAGCGAGGGCCGTCGTCGGTCTGAATCTCGAGAAATCCTGGGCCCAGAATTGCGAAGTCGAGTGGAACACCCGTCTTCTCGATCGACCCCGCTTCAAAGTCACTTCCAATGCCGTAACTCCTCACGAAGTTCAAGCCCGGGGCGCCCAGTACGATCTCGCCTTCACTGTCGGTCAGCGAGTTCTGGAGCACGCTCTCGAACATCGCACCGTCGCGCTTGTATCCCGTAGTGCCGGCGTTCGCCAGGTTATTTGCGACGAGATCGAGTTGAGTCAATCTCGCCATGGCCCCGGCTGCAGACACGTACAAATTGCTGGACATACTGCTCTTGTCTTCCTCTGTGCAGAAATCGTTCACTCTGCAGCGGTGCGTTCGCACGGGTCGGAATATCTTTCCGACTCTTGAGTCCACAGCGGCTGGATACGCAATCTGCGTGCCATCGCTTCGCCTGCTGACTACGCGCAGCAAATCGGAATGAATACAACGCCTTGGGAAGTTCTTGGTCGTGTCGCGCGAATTCTCACCCGGAACAAATGTCGCGATTCGATAGCTTCGACAGTTCAGATGGAAACGCGGACAGCAACAGCGCGTGGGATGGATCGTTGAGCAGGGAACGAATTGATCGAATGGGTTCGCACAAGTCACTCCACACGCCGGCGCTATACGCGGATGTCGACGTCACTTCCCGAACCCGAATCGTCAGATTTTTCGCTGCGAGTATTTTTCTTTTTAGCGGCGGCCCGCGCGCGCTTCCTGCGCAGCAGTTGGCGTCGCTCCTCTTCGGACAACTTTTCGTCCAGTGGGTTCACGCGCCGAGGAGCAGAAAGATCCGGGTGAATTCTTTGCGTGTCGATATTTCGGATTTCGGCCATGACCATGTACCCCCGTCCTGAGTTTGATTCGCGACGGGAAAGCTTCTGGCGATCATTCGTCAGAGGTTCCCCAGTGCGTCTCCTTTCCTTGTTTCATCCAGGGGGAAGAAATTGATGCCGTCTCGGATCGAGTTCTCGCTAACGACCGGCGAAAGAAACTGCTGAGCAAGATCGGCAAAGCACTTGGCGATGTTTGCATTTGGAAATGCTTCCACCACGACTCTCTGATTGACGACCGCTTCTCGCAAGCGTCGGTCGCGGGGCAGAATCCCTCGTAGATTCAACTGCTTGTTCAAAAAGCGATCGCACATCATTTC
This window harbors:
- a CDS encoding flagellar hook basal-body protein gives rise to the protein MSSNLYVSAAGAMARLTQLDLVANNLANAGTTGYKRDGAMFESVLQNSLTDSEGEIVLGAPGLNFVRSYGIGSDFEAGSIEKTGVPLDFAILGPGFLEIQTDDGPRYTRSGSLKVDAAGNLTTRDGQLVAGIGGPIQASGIGVHVSSSGQILDGANVELDRLKIVEFENLLELKKGGSQRYEALEGANPTQVERPTLVPQSLEGSNVNTVLEMSTLVILQRAFEANIKILQADDDATKRLIREVRG
- a CDS encoding flagellar basal body P-ring protein FlgI; the protein is MLVVQPLLVDCAMAARLKEIANVKGVRENPLIGYGLIVGLAGTGDKSGTEFTIQSLTSMLAKMGIALDPSQIKVKNVAAVMVTARLPAFARTGNRFDVTVASLGDSTSLAGGTLLMTPLLGSDGKIYAIAQGAVSVGGFSSGGSRRGVQKNHPTVGRVANGATVEREIQFEISGLSVFEVNLNQPDFTTSVRTARVINAHFGEAIADAVSSGSIVVRVPESFAKHVVRFLSEVEMLNVEPDRVAKVILNERTGTVVMGAGVMISTVAIAHGGLTVTISSKKEASQPSALALGGETVVVENTDVEVYEEDARLNIVESTVTIGELVRGLNAMGISPRDLIAIMQAVKAAGALTAELEVM
- the flgK gene encoding flagellar hook-associated protein FlgK translates to MAGLFGTLDITARALQINQSGLAVTAHNIANVNTPGYTRQRQELVTALPIPDGTGTIGTGVSQRSIERIHDTFLQARLLQEHASFSSLEAESSAVGQLDSLFNEQFGDGITPLLTRLYDAFEKLAAAETPGQPTQRADLVGVANSLATTFNRFDNQMSNLQRSTDRAIVGLLPEVNGLIERIAALNQEISKNEAVAPANDLRDEQERLIRDLASVMEITTFEDNRGMVTIMFQGGVPLVEGLQASSLVAVADPTNPFDPTFSSVYFQKGSNFFDVTSQITGGKLGGLLRSRDVHIATAIRELDALAFSLVQTVNDQHRLGVGLVDGTANDFFELTTGGTVAGSAGELRLAAAIVADPDNIAAGSPPGPASAGDNRNALLLAELHGALNSSYAPGDVLGTPSGVSQSVIQQSATMISARGRAAQLVDFSLAQQGQVLREVQNRRDSISAVSLDEEVTDLIRLQATFQANARVISTVNEMLSELVNLI
- the flgG gene encoding flagellar basal-body rod protein FlgG, producing the protein MRALFSAASGMEAQQLRIDSIANNIANVTTTGFKKSRTEFEDLFYETIRMPGAASAGGSSLPTGIQIGHGVRLAAIGRIFTAGDSIATSNVLDMAINGEGFFQIQKTGGETVYTRDGSFKKDGDGDLVTKSGDLLIPPINIASDVTNITILPDGTVNVIQAGTTTPVQVGQIELARFPNNAGLLALGGNLFGVTEASGDPETGAPDQSGYGSISSGFLEGSNVNVAEELVQMILAQRAFEVNSRVIRAGDEMLRTAAQLSS
- a CDS encoding flagellar protein FlgN produces the protein MTQTAEIAQRLYNILAEEERLYLEMKTLLQEERQRMVLRDADGIEVAVRRKEGLAGEGKLLEACRRKVMCEMAAVLGLPDEEATLSRVCAALGSESVELRSIHGRLVALIAAVRELLEVNSSFAGEALIRVQSTLRLLGRLLPDEPTYGRTPASQIPRPHMKPGRIVRQTA
- a CDS encoding flagellar basal body L-ring protein FlgH, which produces MCASERTEVKERSIRLCMFSLLIAFLVVSSGMGCVETAMRERGEEMNYEPIAVAAPAVTASGSIYPGENSAGSLFLVDSKARRVGDLITVLIVEQTKAVGDATTKLEAERTMSGAVSSDIGLTSLITGPAKAILKFFGLAGSEVSVANGAEVNVVSSTMTNDFSGAGKTSRSGSFTGVITCRVIDVLPGGVLHIRGRRWMVINHDAQYLTIEGLVRPEDLTVGNTVASNFIAEMSLSYDGLGVIDDKQRPGWVARIFDWVYPL
- a CDS encoding rod-binding protein — protein: MKISELDLAATSMMPSKSGVDGVEALREFDSYFLAQILKGAQASSEEHLLDGGSAGRMYRDQFYQEVARVMAKQGGFGITEQLRDAFPKAPSRDSDAKPEEAK
- the flgA gene encoding flagellar basal body P-ring formation protein FlgA, which gives rise to MNRTIRSAFVLVTTLLAGLIVCSSAGANQSLAARVHDKIEQFLQSRASARVNRLEIPDLEVFNLSGVSPADVNIKLRTRLVGELLGRVPVTVIISHGSKELKRAVVTASLKSVVPVLVASRAMRRGEVVTEDDFYVERRDVSVMRGAVISRERNLLGMRLRRSITAGRVWQPRHIESVPKVMRGEMVRIRLESGGLRIDSIGKASEDGRVGDLIRVLNASKRYVTGRVDAEGTIHVRF